The Thalassotalea psychrophila genome window below encodes:
- the ccoG gene encoding cytochrome c oxidase accessory protein CcoG, which translates to MQKIAPNSSSVIFQTSNIDNKVYVKEQKGFYQLIRRTLGWLLTVLFIALPFIQYKGQQAILFDLEVQSLNLFSMVLYPQDMFIFVLILLFSAFALFFVSNKYGRIWCGYTCPQTIWSMMYLWVEHRVEGNRQQRIKLDKMPATLRKVAIKLLKHSIWFLIAVITATVFMSYFVPARDIYFDLVTFNISNLVFLWIVFFTLCTYINAGWIREKMCEHMCPYSRFQSVMFSSSTKVVEYDTTRGERRGPRKITSKKPNNLGDCVDCNLCVQVCPVGIDIREGLQYECISCGLCIDACDQTMDKFSYPRGLIKYSASISIDNKQPIKYSYAFILLTISALFIFWLSQRSQFEVSVVKDRNVLYREVDDRMIENTFQIKIFNKSKTNAEFEIQLIGLDNFTIKGGKYVSVGAQERTVAMVSVLSPKEYDKKFTSFEFNLEDLTDKNLITAKTTFHAP; encoded by the coding sequence ATGCAAAAAATAGCACCCAACTCAAGTTCAGTAATATTTCAAACCAGTAATATTGATAATAAAGTCTACGTAAAGGAACAAAAAGGCTTCTATCAGCTTATTAGACGAACTTTAGGTTGGTTGTTAACCGTTTTGTTTATTGCTTTGCCATTTATTCAATATAAGGGCCAACAGGCAATATTATTTGATCTTGAAGTGCAAAGTCTGAACTTGTTTTCTATGGTGCTTTATCCACAAGATATGTTTATTTTTGTATTGATTTTACTTTTCTCTGCCTTTGCACTTTTTTTTGTTTCAAATAAGTATGGTCGTATTTGGTGCGGCTATACATGCCCACAAACCATTTGGAGCATGATGTATTTGTGGGTAGAACACAGGGTTGAAGGAAATCGACAACAAAGAATCAAGTTAGACAAAATGCCAGCCACACTGAGGAAGGTGGCGATTAAACTATTAAAACACAGCATTTGGTTTTTGATAGCCGTTATTACTGCCACTGTATTTATGTCTTATTTTGTGCCAGCTCGAGACATATATTTTGACTTAGTAACCTTTAATATTTCGAATTTGGTGTTTCTGTGGATCGTATTTTTTACATTGTGTACTTATATTAATGCTGGCTGGATCAGAGAAAAAATGTGCGAACATATGTGCCCATACTCACGTTTTCAATCGGTAATGTTTAGCAGTAGTACAAAAGTTGTTGAGTATGATACAACCCGGGGCGAGAGACGTGGACCAAGAAAAATCACCAGCAAAAAACCTAATAATTTAGGTGATTGTGTTGACTGTAATTTATGTGTACAAGTGTGTCCTGTTGGCATTGATATTCGTGAAGGCTTGCAATACGAATGCATCAGTTGTGGTTTGTGTATAGATGCATGCGACCAAACTATGGATAAGTTTTCATATCCTAGAGGGTTAATTAAATACAGTGCTAGTATCTCAATTGATAATAAGCAACCGATAAAGTATAGCTATGCATTTATCTTATTAACCATTTCAGCTTTATTTATTTTTTGGTTAAGTCAGCGCAGCCAATTTGAGGTTTCAGTAGTAAAAGACAGAAATGTTTTATATCGAGAAGTTGATGATAGGATGATTGAAAATACCTTTCAAATAAAAATATTTAACAAAAGTAAGACTAATGCAGAATTTGAAATACAACTGATTGGTTTAGACAACTTCACCATAAAAGGCGGTAAATATGTTTCTGTTGGTGCGCAAGAAAGAACTGTTGCTATGGTGTCTGTTTTGTCGCCAAAAGAGTACGACAAAAAATTTACTAGCTTTGAATTCAACCTCGAAGATCTTACTGATAAAAATTTAATTACAGCGAAAACTACCTTTCACGCCCCGTAA
- a CDS encoding ABC transporter substrate-binding protein: MHPFKNSIQSKLLVKIHHLIFIAVASFMIVKPLSAAVPIEAERVIIQLKWSHQFQFAGYYAAIEKGFYTEENLNVVLKELDTEKGFIAPVLSGEAHYGVADAGLLLNRLSGEPVVLLRQIFQYSPRVLTTLADSGITSPYDLKGKLIMRGEDTGDHSIHLMLQDSIGKIDQSNLAPSYDLSAFKNGNTDALESYSTTQLFDLRQAGYKINAIEPRDFDINLYGDNLFTTESEIKEHPSRVDAMIRATTKGWQYALKHPDEIIQLIREKYKPNLSQSRLEFEAQKTAQLIMPDKIPLGSIVPRRFTDIADTYRRAGLINSSDWGDFIYQQQVGNSRFESQFFQGLNKKQQYWLAEHPVLRVGYTSDFAPYVFQIKGKATGYSIDYIKLLAQRLGIKLEFVYDSFTELLNKAKNRELDLIPSALNFPKERETFLNFTQGYKDSGSVIVTRNDTLPVNSAQDLIGRTVALVKGNASSALFKKNFPRIKIITVDDYEEALKLVAFGQVDATTSARTIFINLRRKLMLNNLKVATELVTPEKEDSKIRLAVRKDWPLLVAILEKAMDDLSDDELKVIEDRWLMPVKAKIIVNKKNAVQQNLLLQPQNLLLAILAFLVFLAIIFVLFRRLNRKNKSRLTDQLPSPEINRSLVTLVNGILIAVAIILAWWALENIEDKVKQNMQGSLLAVLNTSQEALKLWSSEQKRQLKSHAVHTEVITETKQQLKNYQQGFELKNTDELKELRTLFGDLQERGDRLGFFIIAPDGTNIFSMRDANLGAVNLIKKQRPDLLRRAFNGEAVMVPPIQSDVPIAGVSAIAGSVMPPTMFFMVPVSDLQGNVMAVLAERFNPHGTFSSLFQLGQIGKTGETYSFNRHGQMLSDSRFYGDLVTTELLQTTNKSILSIQLRDPGVNLVAGYKSNISKDKQDLTRMAKSAIAGNSDLDIHGYRDYRGVPVIGAWSWDESLGLGIAVEIDLDEAMEAYYSARTVVLMTLIITVVTAVFSSLLIMLLTSRSSRQLLAAQAQLERRVEQRTNDLQLSEARLQMVIDNVPGPVFFKDEQGRHQMVNTQFEQATGINREFALGKTDSQLFPPAVANEIIETDKLVISAGKTIQFEEQIPNKTGRLHDYLTTKVPITSATNQGLVGVALDITERKQAELKLKQVLLDFNEQRYVLDQHAIVGVTDLSGTITYANQKFADISGYQVDELIGKNHNMLNSGIHCHKFWQDMYRTVKAGGVWNNEICNRAKDGKIYWVETTIAAFKAEDGKPTAYIAIRTDISARKRYEEKMQRAIAHAEAANIAKSEFVASMSHEIRTPMNGVLGMLDLLSTSALSNEQQHHVKIAQNSGQTLLTLINDILDFSKVEAGKLELEELDFNLPDLLEDIKQTLAFRAEEKGLTLLLDVKGVEHNMVKGDPSRLRQIILNLVSNAIKFTDVGKIIIDAKLKPLNAENLLFECTITDTGIGIPKEAIDGLFDSFTQVDASTTRKFGGTGLGLTICKKLCYLMRGDISVNSELGEGSSFKFNLLFKLVELKNTPKLSNLQDVIPDTLPVWPTKARLLLVEDNQVNQMVLKAMLKRLGLSCDIAGNGLEAIASLQKTPPDAPYTLVFMDCQMPELDGYQTTLQIRTAVAGELYSTVPIIAMTANAMQGDKEKCLTAGMDDYLAKPLKPQSLLAALRKWLFLSQSLKSTGDESKLTAETNDNLTTRLFLAENLLESCGNDQQMAVELLEVFMLHSTIDKDALILAYNNGDNSEVAKLAHKIKGSISYVAAKTLSEQAGTIELMAASNNTIRIAEIMGAFIDGLNVLHAEADAWFDACQCEYIDSK, from the coding sequence ATGCATCCTTTTAAAAATAGCATCCAATCCAAACTTTTAGTTAAAATTCATCACTTAATTTTCATTGCCGTTGCATCTTTCATGATAGTAAAACCTCTATCTGCGGCAGTTCCCATTGAGGCCGAACGGGTTATCATTCAGTTGAAATGGTCCCACCAATTTCAATTTGCAGGCTATTATGCAGCAATAGAAAAAGGCTTTTACACCGAAGAAAATTTGAATGTTGTACTCAAAGAGTTGGATACTGAGAAAGGATTTATTGCCCCCGTACTTTCAGGTGAAGCTCACTATGGCGTTGCTGATGCAGGCCTGTTATTAAACAGGTTAAGTGGCGAGCCTGTAGTACTGCTTAGGCAGATATTTCAGTACTCGCCCAGAGTGCTAACTACCCTAGCTGATTCGGGAATTACTAGCCCTTATGATCTAAAGGGCAAACTTATCATGAGAGGTGAAGATACTGGCGATCATTCTATACATCTTATGTTACAGGATTCAATAGGAAAAATTGATCAATCCAATCTAGCGCCAAGCTATGATTTAAGCGCTTTTAAAAACGGTAATACAGATGCGCTTGAAAGTTATTCAACAACTCAGTTATTTGATTTAAGGCAAGCTGGATATAAAATAAATGCGATTGAGCCGAGAGATTTTGACATTAATTTGTATGGCGATAATTTATTTACGACTGAAAGTGAAATCAAAGAACACCCGAGCAGAGTCGATGCTATGATCCGTGCCACTACTAAAGGTTGGCAATATGCACTAAAACACCCAGATGAAATTATTCAGCTGATCCGAGAAAAATATAAACCAAACCTGAGCCAGTCAAGGCTAGAGTTTGAAGCTCAAAAGACGGCACAGTTGATCATGCCCGATAAAATTCCACTTGGCAGCATAGTTCCTCGCCGTTTTACCGATATTGCCGATACCTATCGTCGAGCCGGATTAATTAACAGCAGTGACTGGGGAGACTTTATCTACCAGCAGCAAGTAGGGAATTCCCGGTTCGAATCTCAGTTTTTCCAGGGGCTTAATAAAAAACAACAATACTGGCTAGCTGAGCACCCGGTATTACGGGTGGGTTATACCTCCGATTTTGCCCCTTATGTTTTTCAGATCAAAGGTAAAGCCACGGGTTATTCTATAGACTATATCAAGTTATTGGCTCAGCGCCTTGGGATAAAATTAGAATTTGTCTATGACTCATTCACAGAACTATTGAACAAGGCAAAGAACCGAGAATTGGATCTGATCCCCTCAGCTTTAAACTTCCCTAAAGAAAGAGAAACGTTTTTAAACTTCACCCAAGGTTATAAAGACTCAGGGAGTGTTATTGTAACGCGTAACGATACCCTACCGGTAAACAGCGCACAGGATTTGATTGGACGCACGGTAGCTCTAGTAAAAGGAAACGCAAGTTCTGCACTGTTCAAAAAGAACTTTCCAAGAATAAAAATAATCACTGTAGATGATTATGAAGAAGCACTAAAGCTTGTTGCTTTTGGCCAGGTAGACGCAACTACAAGCGCGCGAACAATATTTATCAATTTACGACGCAAGTTAATGCTTAATAACCTTAAGGTAGCAACTGAACTTGTAACACCGGAAAAAGAAGACTCCAAGATCCGCTTGGCAGTACGCAAAGATTGGCCTCTGTTAGTTGCCATTTTAGAAAAAGCGATGGATGACCTTTCTGATGATGAGCTGAAAGTGATTGAAGATCGTTGGCTTATGCCTGTAAAAGCCAAAATAATAGTTAATAAAAAGAACGCTGTGCAACAGAACTTATTATTGCAACCACAAAACTTACTGCTGGCAATTTTGGCCTTCCTTGTGTTTCTCGCCATAATATTCGTATTATTTCGCAGGCTTAACCGTAAAAATAAAAGTCGACTCACTGATCAATTGCCATCACCAGAGATTAACCGAAGTTTAGTTACGCTTGTAAATGGAATACTCATTGCTGTTGCAATAATACTAGCTTGGTGGGCATTAGAGAATATTGAAGATAAAGTAAAACAAAATATGCAAGGTTCTTTACTGGCTGTCCTTAATACAAGTCAAGAGGCATTGAAACTGTGGAGCAGCGAACAAAAAAGGCAACTAAAGAGTCATGCAGTCCACACAGAGGTAATAACCGAAACAAAGCAGCAACTTAAAAACTACCAACAAGGTTTTGAGCTTAAGAATACCGATGAGTTAAAGGAGTTGAGAACTCTCTTTGGTGATTTACAAGAAAGGGGGGATCGATTGGGATTTTTTATCATTGCTCCGGACGGTACAAATATATTTTCAATGCGTGATGCTAATTTAGGCGCGGTCAATCTCATAAAAAAACAGCGTCCAGATTTATTACGCAGGGCATTTAATGGCGAGGCAGTTATGGTTCCGCCTATTCAATCAGACGTCCCGATAGCAGGCGTTTCAGCTATTGCCGGCAGTGTGATGCCACCAACAATGTTTTTTATGGTTCCTGTTAGCGACTTGCAAGGTAATGTGATGGCGGTTCTAGCAGAACGCTTTAATCCACACGGCACCTTCTCTAGTCTATTTCAGCTGGGTCAAATAGGAAAAACTGGCGAAACCTACTCTTTTAACCGGCATGGACAAATGTTGTCTGACAGCCGTTTTTATGGCGATTTAGTAACTACAGAACTCTTACAAACGACAAATAAAAGCATTTTATCCATACAACTGCGTGATCCCGGTGTAAATTTGGTCGCCGGTTATAAATCCAATATCAGCAAAGATAAGCAAGATCTAACCCGAATGGCGAAGAGTGCTATTGCAGGAAACTCTGACCTGGATATTCACGGTTATCGTGACTACCGCGGTGTTCCAGTAATTGGTGCTTGGTCATGGGATGAGTCGCTGGGACTGGGGATAGCAGTCGAGATTGATTTGGATGAGGCGATGGAAGCCTATTATAGTGCTAGGACCGTAGTACTAATGACATTAATAATTACCGTTGTCACTGCAGTTTTTTCAAGTCTGCTGATCATGTTGTTAACAAGCCGCAGTAGCCGGCAATTACTGGCGGCTCAAGCTCAACTTGAACGAAGAGTTGAACAACGGACAAATGATCTGCAGCTAAGTGAAGCTCGATTACAGATGGTGATCGATAATGTTCCTGGGCCGGTCTTTTTCAAAGACGAACAGGGCCGTCACCAGATGGTCAACACTCAGTTTGAACAAGCGACCGGGATCAATCGTGAATTTGCGCTGGGTAAGACTGATTCGCAATTGTTTCCGCCTGCCGTGGCCAATGAGATAATTGAAACCGATAAATTAGTAATTTCGGCAGGTAAAACTATCCAGTTTGAAGAACAGATTCCAAATAAAACAGGAAGATTACACGACTACCTCACCACCAAGGTACCTATAACTTCAGCAACTAACCAAGGGTTGGTTGGCGTAGCGCTAGATATCACCGAGCGTAAACAGGCTGAATTAAAGTTAAAACAAGTTTTATTGGACTTTAACGAACAACGTTATGTATTAGATCAACACGCTATTGTTGGAGTTACTGATCTTAGCGGAACTATCACCTATGCCAATCAAAAATTTGCCGATATCAGTGGCTATCAGGTAGATGAGTTAATCGGAAAAAATCATAACATGCTTAATTCAGGTATACATTGTCACAAATTTTGGCAAGACATGTACCGCACAGTCAAAGCCGGTGGCGTCTGGAACAATGAAATTTGCAACAGAGCAAAAGATGGGAAAATTTATTGGGTTGAAACCACTATTGCCGCGTTTAAAGCCGAAGATGGTAAGCCGACAGCCTACATCGCGATTAGAACTGACATCAGCGCAAGAAAACGCTATGAGGAAAAAATGCAACGGGCAATAGCACATGCTGAAGCTGCAAATATTGCTAAAAGCGAATTTGTCGCCAGCATGAGTCATGAAATCCGAACGCCAATGAACGGTGTGTTAGGAATGCTGGACTTATTGTCTACCAGTGCTTTATCAAACGAGCAACAACATCACGTAAAGATCGCTCAAAACAGTGGGCAAACATTGCTAACCTTGATCAATGACATCTTAGATTTCTCAAAGGTTGAGGCGGGTAAACTTGAACTTGAAGAACTCGATTTCAACTTGCCAGATCTATTAGAAGATATTAAGCAAACATTAGCATTTCGTGCTGAAGAAAAAGGGCTTACATTGCTGCTTGATGTCAAAGGCGTAGAGCATAACATGGTCAAAGGTGATCCAAGTCGATTACGTCAAATAATTTTAAATTTGGTTAGTAATGCTATTAAATTTACCGATGTCGGTAAAATAATAATTGATGCCAAGTTGAAACCACTCAATGCGGAGAACTTACTGTTTGAGTGCACCATAACTGATACAGGAATTGGTATCCCGAAAGAAGCTATTGATGGTTTATTTGACTCTTTTACACAGGTAGATGCATCCACAACCCGTAAATTTGGTGGTACAGGGCTAGGATTAACTATTTGCAAAAAGCTTTGTTATTTGATGCGTGGAGATATAAGCGTCAATAGTGAGCTGGGCGAAGGTAGCAGTTTCAAGTTCAACTTGCTGTTTAAACTCGTTGAGCTTAAAAATACTCCTAAGCTTTCAAACCTACAAGACGTTATTCCGGATACATTGCCCGTCTGGCCCACAAAAGCTAGGCTGCTGTTAGTAGAAGATAATCAGGTAAATCAGATGGTATTAAAAGCTATGTTAAAACGCCTAGGGCTTAGTTGTGATATTGCCGGCAATGGCCTAGAAGCAATTGCCAGTCTTCAAAAAACGCCACCTGATGCACCGTATACGTTAGTTTTTATGGATTGCCAAATGCCAGAACTAGATGGTTACCAGACTACTCTTCAGATACGAACAGCTGTTGCAGGCGAGCTATATTCTACAGTGCCAATTATTGCTATGACAGCAAATGCAATGCAGGGGGATAAAGAAAAATGTCTTACTGCAGGTATGGATGATTACTTGGCAAAACCTTTGAAACCGCAAAGTCTACTCGCAGCGTTAAGAAAGTGGTTGTTTCTATCTCAAAGTCTGAAAAGTACAGGAGATGAATCAAAACTAACTGCGGAAACAAATGATAATTTAACTACTAGGCTATTTTTGGCAGAGAATCTATTGGAGTCATGTGGTAATGATCAACAAATGGCCGTTGAACTTCTTGAAGTATTTATGCTGCACTCAACTATTGATAAAGATGCATTGATACTGGCTTATAATAATGGAGATAATAGTGAAGTAGCAAAACTCGCACATAAAATTAAAGGCAGTATCTCATATGTGGCTGCAAAAACTTTAAGCGAACAAGCTGGAACTATCGAATTAATGGCCGCATCAAATAATACAATTAGGATAGCTGAAATTATGGGGGCATTCATTGATGGACTTAATGTATTGCATGCTGAGGCTGATGCCTGGTTTGATGCTTGTCAGTGTGAATATATAGACAGCAAATAA
- a CDS encoding aminotransferase-like domain-containing protein has product MKEHLFQSLVAYIESKIKQQMWLAGDKLPSIRVLSFEHNVSKNTAIRALIELEMRGIIEAKAKVGYFVCQDKPKNLLPEQLYPKLTPTEVAVPSIFYDIMLRSAAFDILPKSTEQSMSSHLIELNRHIGRALRNTSHNATMYYDAPLGQESLRIQISERYRLRNLNLHHDDFCITSGCQHSLFLALLVTCKPGDNVAVESPAFYGVLQLLEQLKLNVIEISASAEFGLDLLELEKALVNWKIKACIVTPTFATPSGAEMPGTARQQLVNFANQYDFAIIEDDIYGELSFSKVVAPLKSLDTYNRVILCSSFSKSLSRDLRIGWIAAGRWQNNVVRLKLISQLASCQTQQQGIATFISSGNYRRHLDFFTTVLEHQRNQLVSALQKHWPKDIRFTVPLGGIALWVELDKNIDTEKLYNEAIKQDIVITPGNLFSISNYYRNYIRLSFNHPTVGKRLKAIIELGNILAMNNTDTCL; this is encoded by the coding sequence ATGAAAGAGCATTTATTCCAAAGTTTAGTTGCCTACATTGAAAGTAAGATTAAGCAACAAATGTGGTTAGCAGGAGATAAACTGCCATCGATTAGAGTGTTATCTTTTGAGCATAACGTTTCTAAAAATACAGCTATACGTGCTTTAATAGAATTAGAAATGAGAGGGATTATAGAGGCGAAAGCTAAAGTAGGGTATTTTGTCTGTCAGGATAAGCCGAAGAATCTTCTTCCTGAACAGCTTTACCCTAAATTAACCCCCACTGAAGTTGCCGTACCATCCATTTTCTATGACATTATGCTGCGTAGTGCCGCGTTTGATATTTTACCCAAATCAACAGAACAAAGTATGTCTAGCCACTTAATTGAGTTGAATCGTCATATTGGTAGGGCTTTAAGAAATACTAGTCATAATGCAACCATGTACTATGATGCTCCATTAGGGCAAGAATCGCTTCGCATACAGATATCAGAGCGCTATAGGCTTCGAAACTTGAACCTTCATCATGATGATTTTTGTATCACTTCCGGTTGTCAACATTCATTATTTCTTGCTCTGTTAGTTACCTGCAAGCCAGGTGATAATGTAGCAGTTGAAAGCCCTGCATTTTATGGTGTATTACAATTACTTGAGCAATTAAAGCTTAATGTTATTGAAATATCAGCTTCCGCTGAATTTGGTTTAGACCTTTTAGAACTAGAAAAAGCATTAGTGAACTGGAAAATTAAAGCTTGTATTGTTACCCCTACTTTTGCGACACCCTCCGGGGCAGAAATGCCTGGCACGGCAAGACAACAACTGGTTAACTTCGCCAATCAATATGATTTTGCAATTATTGAAGATGATATATATGGCGAGCTATCTTTTAGTAAAGTGGTGGCGCCATTAAAATCGTTGGATACCTACAATAGAGTGATTTTATGCAGTTCATTTTCTAAGTCACTTTCACGTGATTTACGAATTGGTTGGATCGCAGCAGGCCGTTGGCAGAATAATGTTGTTCGGCTGAAACTGATCAGCCAATTAGCCAGTTGCCAAACCCAGCAACAAGGGATTGCGACTTTTATCAGCTCCGGTAATTACCGAAGACATTTGGATTTCTTTACCACTGTATTAGAGCATCAGAGAAATCAGCTAGTTTCAGCATTACAAAAGCACTGGCCTAAAGATATTCGCTTTACTGTTCCACTAGGGGGCATTGCTTTATGGGTTGAGCTTGATAAAAATATAGATACTGAAAAACTTTATAATGAAGCGATTAAGCAAGATATCGTGATCACACCAGGTAACTTATTTTCAATTTCAAATTATTATCGTAACTATATCCGGCTTAGTTTTAATCACCCAACGGTTGGAAAAAGATTAAAGGCGATTATTGAGCTAGGTAATATTTTAGCTATGAACAATACTGATACTTGCTTATAA
- a CDS encoding Crp/Fnr family transcriptional regulator gives MISTEITAADINWPCKLDDEFKQKLLSIAIPVKGLPNTEASINNPYFRGVYYIHTGLSYLCITSLDFKPLNCAVFGAQSWLGALFMYNHPEIPLHLGEIESGEILFFPKKKIQLLCNETDQTHRWLFHIASFNSPKFFQIKKIPLYKKDIRIIYYLLELAAQSTQIKGVHPKINITQQQLSDLSGIARPSVNRVLKELEQENLITSSRGSINLNDLNGLSGRLEDVNLVFNDPSRILLLNNAK, from the coding sequence ATGATAAGTACCGAGATTACGGCTGCAGATATAAATTGGCCATGTAAACTAGACGATGAATTTAAGCAAAAACTGCTATCAATTGCAATTCCTGTTAAGGGCTTGCCAAATACTGAGGCATCGATTAACAATCCCTATTTTCGAGGGGTCTACTATATACACACTGGGTTATCATATTTATGTATAACATCACTAGATTTTAAACCATTAAATTGTGCAGTGTTTGGCGCTCAAAGCTGGCTCGGGGCGTTATTTATGTATAATCATCCTGAGATCCCTCTTCACTTAGGTGAAATCGAATCCGGAGAAATATTGTTTTTCCCGAAGAAGAAAATACAATTACTTTGCAATGAAACCGACCAAACCCACCGTTGGTTATTTCATATTGCCAGTTTTAATTCGCCTAAATTTTTTCAGATAAAAAAAATTCCTCTGTATAAAAAAGATATTCGGATCATCTATTATTTGTTGGAGTTAGCCGCTCAGAGTACTCAAATAAAGGGGGTGCACCCTAAAATAAATATTACCCAACAACAATTAAGTGATCTAAGCGGTATTGCCCGTCCCAGCGTAAACCGAGTGTTAAAAGAGTTAGAACAGGAAAACTTAATTACAAGCTCCCGGGGGAGCATAAATTTAAATGACCTGAACGGTTTAAGTGGCAGGCTAGAAGATGTTAACCTAGTTTTTAATGACCCATCTAGAATACTTTTATTAAACAATGCCAAATAA